A region from the Triticum aestivum cultivar Chinese Spring chromosome 3D, IWGSC CS RefSeq v2.1, whole genome shotgun sequence genome encodes:
- the LOC123075470 gene encoding putative glutaredoxin-C2 codes for MAERVTAMASQGIVVIFGASYCCMSHTMTGLFAQLGVSSTVHEVDKDPQRKDLERALAGMVGQSPAVPAVFIRGALVGGTRQVMELHLGGHLVPLLRQAGAL; via the coding sequence ATGGCGGAGAGGGTGACCGCGATGGCGTCGCAGGGCATCGTGGTGATCTTTGGGGCGAGCTACTGCTGCATGTCCCACACCATGACGGGGCTCTTTGCGCAACTGGGCGTGAGCTCTACGGTGCACGAGGTGGACAAGGACCCCCAGAGAAAGGATCTGGAGAGGGCGCTCGCTGGCATGGTGGGCCAGAGCCCGGCGGTGCCTGCGGTATTCATCCGTGGCGCACTCGTCGGCGGTACCAGGCAGGTCATGGAGCTGCACCTCGGCGGCCATCTCGtgccgctcctccgccaagcgggGGCCCTGTAG